In Mycobacterium sp. JS623, one genomic interval encodes:
- a CDS encoding helix-turn-helix transcriptional regulator translates to MSETTSRVLQLLGLLQARRVWTGEELAERLAVTTRSVRRDVERLRDLGYPVHASKGHGGGYQLGAGAALPPLLLDPDEAVAMAVCLRLAAGGSVAGVGESALRALSKLDQVMPARLRSQVAAVHDATVTLPSNYSDSPVEPEVLMTLARACRDREHVTLDYVSRAGDATQRRLEPYQLVTTGRRWYLLAYDRDRQDWRSLRLDRMADVRALSTTFTPRQAPEAAAYVRRSISSSPYRYIVRVRYQAPEHVVAQHFSPASVTIEAEGPDACIVTAGADDPQRMVFYLALPGCEFEVLEPPEVIAAVGSLAERLRHAAG, encoded by the coding sequence GTGTCCGAAACGACGAGCCGGGTGCTGCAGCTGCTCGGGTTGCTGCAGGCGCGCCGGGTGTGGACGGGGGAGGAGCTGGCCGAGCGGCTGGCGGTGACGACGCGCAGCGTGCGCCGCGACGTGGAGCGGCTGCGTGACCTCGGCTATCCCGTGCACGCCAGCAAGGGCCACGGCGGGGGCTACCAACTGGGCGCGGGCGCCGCGCTGCCGCCGCTGCTGCTCGATCCCGACGAGGCGGTCGCCATGGCGGTGTGCCTGCGACTGGCTGCGGGTGGCAGCGTGGCAGGCGTCGGCGAATCGGCGTTGCGCGCGCTGAGCAAGCTCGACCAGGTGATGCCGGCGCGGCTGCGGTCACAGGTCGCCGCCGTACACGACGCGACGGTGACACTGCCGTCGAACTATTCGGACTCACCCGTGGAACCCGAGGTGCTGATGACGCTGGCGCGGGCGTGCCGCGACCGCGAGCACGTCACGCTTGATTACGTCTCGCGGGCAGGCGACGCGACCCAGCGACGGCTGGAGCCCTACCAACTGGTGACCACCGGCAGGCGCTGGTATCTGCTGGCCTACGACCGCGATCGACAGGACTGGCGCAGCCTTCGGTTGGATCGGATGGCTGATGTGCGTGCGCTCAGCACTACGTTTACGCCCCGACAAGCGCCCGAGGCGGCGGCGTACGTGCGGCGCTCGATCAGCTCGTCGCCGTACCGCTACATTGTCCGAGTACGCTATCAAGCCCCTGAACACGTTGTGGCGCAGCACTTTTCTCCTGCGTCTGTGACGATCGAGGCCGAGGGTCCCGATGCGTGCATCGTCACCGCGGGTGCCGACGATCCGCAGCGCATGGTGTTCTATCTGGCGCTGCCGGGTTGCGAATTCGAGGTGCTGGAGCCGCCCGAGGTCATCGCGGCGGTCGGATCACTCGCCGAGCGGTTACGCCACGCGGCGGGTTAG